TACGGATAAAAAGGCATCGTTTTACAGCGACTGGGCTTATTCTCATGAATCCGGCATAAGCCCTCGGCGCTCAGTTCAGGACAAGGAAGTGCGCTTGGGATATAGGCAGTCGGCATAATCACGACTGCCATGCGCTTACCTGACTTTAAGGTGACGCCCAACTGCTTCGCCAGAGCATGGTTTCGCGTGCCGGGCGGCACGACCGACCAGATGAACGCCAAAGGAAAACGCCCTGCGTGCAACAAGGCATCCTCCAGCGTGAGTGGCAGCCAGCCAAAACAGCACTTCCCGCACGAGGTACAGCTAAATCTGGATTCCATCATGGGTGATCATGCACCGCAGCACTTTTTGTATTTTTTGCCTGACCCGCAGGGACACGGGTCATTACGACCGATTTTAACCACCTGACGCGGTGGCGGTTTCGCGCCCACCTGACCGCTGACATACAACCAGCGCCCCTGCTCGCGGCGAAAACTCGCCCGCTCATACTGACCGAACTCCTGGCCATCGCGGCGAAAGCGGATCGAAAACTCAACGATGCCCGCATCCTCCGTCTCGCTGGATGACAAAACCTCCAGCCCCAACCATTCAACATCGGAGGCCGTGCGCTCGGCTTCGGCACGGTTAAAATCATCGCCGATCTCCGGCGCATGGGTGCGCTCGACATGGTCGAGTTCACCCAGCACAAACGCCGAATAGCGCGAACGCATCAGCGACTCGGCCGTCGGCGCATTCACGCCTGCAATAATCGGCCCGCAGCACGATTCCAAATTCAGACCACTACCACAAGGACACACCCGCATTGCACGATTCCTTTATATTTTGATCATCCGCCAGTTTAAAAAATCAGCCGAAGTCTTTAACGATATGCTGCTGGCGGCGACTGATAGGCAGCGCTTCCGGCAATCCTTTGAGCTTTACTAACCAGCCGCTGCCCTCCCCCTCATCGCCGCCGCGCTCAAATCCCTCTATCGCATCCCGGGCCACCAGACAGTTGCGATGGATGCGCACAAAGCGTGTGATAAATTCCTTCTCGAGCGCCGTCAGCGACTCCTCAATCAAATACTCGCGCTCACCGGTGCGCACCGTGATGTACTTTAACTCGGCACGCAAAAAAAGCACTTGTTCGATAGCGATCAGATGAATCTTACCCCGCTCGTGGATCGCCAGATGACGACGCGGCTCGGGCAGCAAATCGCGCAACACCTCCAGTTGAACCGGCACAGCGGCGCGCGCGCGACTGAGGGCATCAAACAATCGCCCCAGCCGTATCGGTTTGAGCAGGTAGTCGATCGCGTGTAATTCAAAGGCCTTGATCGCATAGGCATCATAGGCGGTGGTAAAAATCACGACAGGCGACCGGGGTAATTTTTGCAGGTGTTGTGCAAGTTCAATCCCATCCATCTGCGGCATGCGAATATCGAGCAGTACAACATCCGCCGGCTCTACCATCAATTTATCCAGTGCCTCCTGACCGTTGCCCGCCTCACCCGTGATTTCCAGTGCCAGCTGCTCGTTACAATCACTGAGTAATTCACGCAACCGGTTACGCGCAGGCGGCTCGTCATCGACAATAAATATGCGCAATGCCCGCGCGATCGTACTCATAACATCTCTTTCAAATAGGGCAAGTTAATCTCCACCCGATAGGTATTGTTGCTGCTAAGCACCTGATAACTGGCCTCAGCGTCAAACAGCAACGCCAGCCGCTCCCGTATATTTTGCAGTGCAATCTTGTTTCCCTCATGACTGCGCACCGCATTACTTTCCGGACAAGGATTATCGATCCGTATCTGCAGTGACGCACCACTTCGTTGCAGCATAATATGAATACAGCCGCCATCAATCAAGGGCTCGATACCGTGATACACCGCATTTTCCAGCAAAGGCTGTAACAAAAATGCCGGAATCAGCGTGTCATCAGGCAGATCTTTGATGATCCACTCCACGCGCAGCCGCCCTTCCATGCGCAACTGTTCGAGCGCGATATATTGCCGGCACAATTGAATCTCGTTGCCCAGCGACACCAGATCCTGTTCATCTGACATGGCCATGCGAAACAAATCCGCCATGTCTTCCAGCGCGGTTTCAGCCCGGCGCGGCTGCGTGCGCAAGATCCCCAGCACCGCATTGATGGTGTTGTATAAAAAATGCGGGCGTATGCGTGCCCGTAAAACCTGCAAGCGCCCGTCATCCAGTGCGCGCGACAACCACTGAGCGCGCAGACGAAAATAGGCCAGCAACAAATTGCATAGAATGAGGCTCGTCAACAGACAGCGTATCAGCTCAAAACCTCTGTCCGTGCCAAAATCCGGACGATACAGCTCGCCGCCAAAAACATAGATGCCGGTGGATATCAGACCCACAGCGATATTGACACTCAACACCCCCCGCCAGTAAGCAAGCTTCTTGAGCCACGCGCACCCGACCCACAACAACAATAAACTGGCGAGCATAACAGGCGTGAGTAAACTCTCGATTTGCATGAACTGCAAGGCCATAGCAGACCATCCATTGGCCTGAAAAAGTGCGCCAATTAGCGCCATCCCGTTGCCCAGCAACAGGATACGCAGGGTCACACCGAGGTTGCGAAAGTCGGGCAACGCGTCGAGGCGGTAATTTTGTTTTATACTGCGCGCCTTATTCATGGCGAAGCGTCTCTTTCTGCCTTAACTAGCATCTGGATTTTAACAATGGCAAGCATACAAGATAATGACACCTGGTCGGGGCGTTTTTCAGAACCTGTCGCAGAATTGGTCAAACGTTACACCGCTTCGGTCGATTTTGACCGTAAACTGGCGCTATTCGACATCAGGGGATCGCTGGCGCATGCGCAGATGCTCGCCGCGCGCGCCATCATCAGCGATGCGGATCTTGCCGACATCCGGCGCGGTCTGACGACCATCGAAGCCGAAATCCTAAGCGGAGAATTTATCTGGTCGCTGGATCTGGAAGACGTCCATCTGAATATCGAAAAGCGTCTGACCACACTGGTCGGAGATGCCGGCAAGCGACTGCATACGGGACGTTCGCGCAATGATCAGGTCGCGACCGATGTGCGGCTTTATTTGCGCAGCGCGATTGACGATTTGCTGATACTGATCCGCGCACTACAAAGCGCATTCCTCGATCTGGCAGAAAATCATACCGACACCATCATGCCCGGCTTCACCCATTTGCAAGTCGCCCAGCCGATCAGCTTCGCGCACCACCTGATGGCGTATTACGAGATGCTAAAACGGGATGCCGAGCGATTGCAGGATGCAAGGCGCCGCGTCAACCGCCTGCCGTTGGGTGCTGCCGCCTTAGCCGGCACCAGCTACCCCATCGACCGCGAGATGGTCGCAGGCCTGCTGGACTTTGACGGCGTGTGCGAAAACTCGCTCGACGCGGTCTCGGACCGTGATTTTGCCATCGAATTCACCGCCTGCGCCGCCCTCATCATGACGCATCTGTCGCGCTGCTCGGAGGAATTGATCCTGTGGATGAGCCCGATGGTCGGCTTCATCGATATCGCCGATCGTTTCTGCACGGGTTCCTCCATCATGCCGCAGAAGAAAAATCCCGACGTACCGGAACTGGTGCGCGGCAAAACCGGTCGCGTGAATGGTCATCTGGTAGCGCTCTTAACCCTGATGAAGGGGCAACCTCTGGCTTATAACAAAGACAATCAGGAAGACAAAGAACCCCTGTTTGACACCGTGGATACGCTAAGCCAAACGTTGCGCATCTATGCCGACATGATTACCGGCATCAAAGTCAAACCGGAAGCCATGCGCCGTGCCGCACTGCAAGGCTATGCCACCGCAACCGATCTTGCCGACTATCTGGTCAAAAAGGGGCTGCCTTTCCGTGATGCACACGAAGCGGTTGCGCTCGCCGTCCGTTTCGCCGAACAGCGCGGCGTTGATTTGAGCGATATCAGCTTAGCAGAACTGAAATCCTTTTCGGTGCTGATCGAGGATGACATCTATCAGGTGCTGTCTCTCGAAGGCTCGCTCGCCAGCCGCAACCACATCGGCGGCACAGCCCCTAATCAGGTGAAAGCGGCCATTGCACGGGCACGCCTGTTTCTCGCTCAACAACCTGATTGAGCAAAAAAACGGGCGATCATCAGATCGCCCTAAAGGAGGAGAGTTTGAGAAATCAGACTGTTACCAGCTACAATCCTCATCACCCGGCGCAACTATATGCGCACTCCATTTTTTTTGATATAGGCCAAATAGCCTAGTCTCAACAGACTAGGCAGCGGTCGCCAGCTCACCCAGCAGCTGTTTGAGCTCACCGCTCTGATACATCTCAGTCATGATGTCCGAGCCGCCGACGAATTCCCCTCTGATGTAACACTGGGGCAATGTCGGCCAGCTCGCATATTCAACTAGACCTGGCACCATCTCAGGATCTTCAAATACATTGACCGCCAAAAATTCTTTCACACCCAGCAAATTCAGAATCCGCACCACATTGGCAGAAAAACCGCACTGAGGGAATTTTGCCGAGCCTTTAATGAACAACACGACGGCATGTTCGGTAACGAGCTGGTGGATGCGCTGCTGAATGTCTTGAGTCATGATTATTACCTTAATTTAATAGTCTGGTATATTACCGAACAACCGTCTCAGGGTCAAGCTTGCCCCTGCGTCACCCGCTCGATTCCAGATAAATCTAACACTGAGGAAACGCCGAAAAATCCGGCATCCTGCAACAGCCCGCGCACGCGCTCTGCCTGATTGTAACCGTGCTCGAACATCAGCCAGCCGCCCGCGTTTAGATACGCTTTAGCCTCAACAATAATGCGCCGAATATCATCCAGACCGTCCGCACCTGACGCCAGTGCGCTCAGCGGCTCGAAACGCACATCGCCCAAAGACAGATGCACATCACCGTTTTCAATGTAGGGCGGGTTCGATGCGATCAGATCAAAGCGCTCACCCGACAAGGCAGAGAACCAGTCGCTACGCAGCAACCGCACACGCCCCAAATTGAGGCGCTGTGCATTCTCAGCCGCAACAATAAGCGCCGCCTCCGAAGCATCCACCGCCACCACACGCGCATCGGGTCGTTCACGGGCAATCGACAGTGCAATCGCGCCACTCCCCGTGCCCATATCCAGCACCGCCCCGCCCGCAGGAATGTGCTGCAGAGCCATCTCGACCAGCAATTCGGTATCGGGGCGAGGAATCAAGGTAGCGGGGGTGACCTTGAAATTCAGGCCAAAAAATTCACGTTCCCCCAGCAAATAGGCGATGGGTTCACCCGCAAGACGACGCGCAAACAGTTCAACATAGCGAGCCGTCTCACGGACGGTGAGGATGCGTTCAGGATGGGTCAGCAAATAGGCGCGATTAACGCCCAACACCGATTGCAACAGGCATTGCACTTCGATGCGCGCCGTCACCGAATCATGATGGAGGGCGTCTTCGAGATGCCGGCTGTCCTGTTTTAGCAGCGCGCCCAGCGTTAACGGGGGAGTCGAATCAGAAATTGACATCTTCCGCCATGGCGGCGAGTTGTTCGGCCTGATGTTCAGCCATCAGCGCACCAGTCAGTTCGCTAATTTCGCCGTCCATGATCGCGTCCATTTTGTACAGCGTCAGATTGATGCGGTGGTCGGTGACACGCCCTTGCGGATAATTGTAGGTGCGGATGCGTTCGGAACGGTCGCCGCTGCCCACCAGACTCTTGCGGGTGGCCGCCGTCTCAGCATTTTGGGCACGCACTTGCGCGTCCTTGATACGGGCGCACAGCACGCGCATCGCCTGCGCCTTGTTCTGGTGCTGCGAACGGCCGTCCTGGCATTCGACCACCACCCCTGTCGGAATATGCGTGATGCGCACCGCAGAATCGGTCTTGTTGATGTGCTGTCCACCGGCACCTGAGGCACGGAAGGTGTCGATGCGCAGATCGGCGTTGTTCAGCACCACGTCATTGACTTCATCGACTTCCGGCATGATGGCAACCGTACAGGCCGAGGTGTGCACGCGCCCCTGCGTCTCGGTCGCCGGCACGCGCTGCACGCGATGCGCACCCGATTCAAATTTCAACACGGAATAGGCGCCCTGTCCCGCGATACGGGCGATGATTTCCTTGTAACCGCCCATTTCGCCCGGGCTCTCAGACACCACTTCAACTTGCCAGCGGCGGCGCTCGGCAAAGCGCGAATACATGCGGAACAAATCGCCCGCAAACAAGGCCGCCTCGTCGCCGCCGGTACCGGCGCGCACTTCGAGAAACACGCTGCGTTCATCGTTAGGATCTTTAGGCAACAACTGCGTCTGCAGCTCTTTGTCCAGCAGCGCCAGTTTCGCCTCGCCTTCCTTGATCTCGGTATCGGCAAATTCCCGCATCTCCGGGTCTTCCGCCATCTCACGCGCGGCGGCAATATCGCCCTCGCAGGCCTGATAGGCATGGAACAGATCCACCACAGGTTCGAGCTCGGCGCGTTCGCGATTGAGCTTGCGATAGGTGTCCATGTCGCGGGTGGCTTCTTCAGTGCTCAACAGCTGGTTGACTTCGAGCAGGCGCTCACTCAGCTGCCCGAGTTTAGTAGCGATATTTGGTTTCATTCGTCGTTATGGAGGTGATGCAGGCGGCGTGCAACATCGAGAAAATTATCGCGATCTTTGCCGTGTGCCTGATTAAGCGCATGAGTCGGCGCATGCAGAAATTTATTGGTCAGACCGCGGCTCATCGCTTCGAGCACTTTTTCAGGGCTCTCGCCTTTCGCCAGCAGACGCACCGCTTTTTCGAGTTCCTGACGGCGGCTGTGCTCGGCATTTTCGCGCAAAGCGCGGATGGTCGGCACAACATCGCGCGATTCCATCCAGTGCAGAAAATCGGACACCCCAGACTCGATAATGACTTCGGCTTCCTTGACCGCACCCTGACGCGCCTCAAGGCCGTCCTTAACCACCTCGGCGATGTCATCCACGGTGTACAGGAACACGTCGTTCAATTCAGAAACTTCGGTTTCCACATCGCGTGGCACAGCAAGATCAACGATAAACAGCGGTTTGTGGCGGCGTGCTTTTAACGCGCGCTCGACCATCCCTTTACCCAGTATCGGCAACTGACTGGCCGTACAGGTCACGATA
Above is a window of Gallionella capsiferriformans ES-2 DNA encoding:
- a CDS encoding sensor histidine kinase, translated to MNKARSIKQNYRLDALPDFRNLGVTLRILLLGNGMALIGALFQANGWSAMALQFMQIESLLTPVMLASLLLLWVGCAWLKKLAYWRGVLSVNIAVGLISTGIYVFGGELYRPDFGTDRGFELIRCLLTSLILCNLLLAYFRLRAQWLSRALDDGRLQVLRARIRPHFLYNTINAVLGILRTQPRRAETALEDMADLFRMAMSDEQDLVSLGNEIQLCRQYIALEQLRMEGRLRVEWIIKDLPDDTLIPAFLLQPLLENAVYHGIEPLIDGGCIHIMLQRSGASLQIRIDNPCPESNAVRSHEGNKIALQNIRERLALLFDAEASYQVLSSNNTYRVEINLPYLKEML
- a CDS encoding YchJ family protein; this translates as MRVCPCGSGLNLESCCGPIIAGVNAPTAESLMRSRYSAFVLGELDHVERTHAPEIGDDFNRAEAERTASDVEWLGLEVLSSSETEDAGIVEFSIRFRRDGQEFGQYERASFRREQGRWLYVSGQVGAKPPPRQVVKIGRNDPCPCGSGKKYKKCCGA
- the grxD gene encoding Grx4 family monothiol glutaredoxin, which gives rise to MTQDIQQRIHQLVTEHAVVLFIKGSAKFPQCGFSANVVRILNLLGVKEFLAVNVFEDPEMVPGLVEYASWPTLPQCYIRGEFVGGSDIMTEMYQSGELKQLLGELATAA
- a CDS encoding LytR/AlgR family response regulator transcription factor; the encoded protein is MSTIARALRIFIVDDEPPARNRLRELLSDCNEQLALEITGEAGNGQEALDKLMVEPADVVLLDIRMPQMDGIELAQHLQKLPRSPVVIFTTAYDAYAIKAFELHAIDYLLKPIRLGRLFDALSRARAAVPVQLEVLRDLLPEPRRHLAIHERGKIHLIAIEQVLFLRAELKYITVRTGEREYLIEESLTALEKEFITRFVRIHRNCLVARDAIEGFERGGDEGEGSGWLVKLKGLPEALPISRRQQHIVKDFG
- the prmC gene encoding peptide chain release factor N(5)-glutamine methyltransferase produces the protein MSISDSTPPLTLGALLKQDSRHLEDALHHDSVTARIEVQCLLQSVLGVNRAYLLTHPERILTVRETARYVELFARRLAGEPIAYLLGEREFFGLNFKVTPATLIPRPDTELLVEMALQHIPAGGAVLDMGTGSGAIALSIARERPDARVVAVDASEAALIVAAENAQRLNLGRVRLLRSDWFSALSGERFDLIASNPPYIENGDVHLSLGDVRFEPLSALASGADGLDDIRRIIVEAKAYLNAGGWLMFEHGYNQAERVRGLLQDAGFFGVSSVLDLSGIERVTQGQA
- the argH gene encoding argininosuccinate lyase, which codes for MASIQDNDTWSGRFSEPVAELVKRYTASVDFDRKLALFDIRGSLAHAQMLAARAIISDADLADIRRGLTTIEAEILSGEFIWSLDLEDVHLNIEKRLTTLVGDAGKRLHTGRSRNDQVATDVRLYLRSAIDDLLILIRALQSAFLDLAENHTDTIMPGFTHLQVAQPISFAHHLMAYYEMLKRDAERLQDARRRVNRLPLGAAALAGTSYPIDREMVAGLLDFDGVCENSLDAVSDRDFAIEFTACAALIMTHLSRCSEELILWMSPMVGFIDIADRFCTGSSIMPQKKNPDVPELVRGKTGRVNGHLVALLTLMKGQPLAYNKDNQEDKEPLFDTVDTLSQTLRIYADMITGIKVKPEAMRRAALQGYATATDLADYLVKKGLPFRDAHEAVALAVRFAEQRGVDLSDISLAELKSFSVLIEDDIYQVLSLEGSLASRNHIGGTAPNQVKAAIARARLFLAQQPD
- the prfA gene encoding peptide chain release factor 1, with the protein product MKPNIATKLGQLSERLLEVNQLLSTEEATRDMDTYRKLNRERAELEPVVDLFHAYQACEGDIAAAREMAEDPEMREFADTEIKEGEAKLALLDKELQTQLLPKDPNDERSVFLEVRAGTGGDEAALFAGDLFRMYSRFAERRRWQVEVVSESPGEMGGYKEIIARIAGQGAYSVLKFESGAHRVQRVPATETQGRVHTSACTVAIMPEVDEVNDVVLNNADLRIDTFRASGAGGQHINKTDSAVRITHIPTGVVVECQDGRSQHQNKAQAMRVLCARIKDAQVRAQNAETAATRKSLVGSGDRSERIRTYNYPQGRVTDHRINLTLYKMDAIMDGEISELTGALMAEHQAEQLAAMAEDVNF